One window of the Rhipicephalus sanguineus isolate Rsan-2018 chromosome 2, BIME_Rsan_1.4, whole genome shotgun sequence genome contains the following:
- the LOC119383388 gene encoding LOW QUALITY PROTEIN: solute carrier organic anion transporter family member 4A1-like (The sequence of the model RefSeq protein was modified relative to this genomic sequence to represent the inferred CDS: deleted 1 base in 1 codon), with amino-acid sequence MTLISGERQRFARDDSVSSLGTMTNSQSNEPLVVGKAPVVPDALGVPDTSVRPHSTDAEVSEDAGGTCGWGCLRPRWLQRFRTPPWVLFFLCWAGFLQGLIVNGFVNVVITTIERRFQLRSSESGLVASGYDIASFVLLAPISYFGGTRSKPLFVGVGCLVLGLGALVFSMPHFLAGTYAFSTEDDSESLCVAVANATRGFCAHREALGGNGGGSLNQYKYMFLAGQMLHGAGATPFFTLGCTYLDEIVSTKMSSVYIGIFYTMAIIGPALGYILGGQFLKIYTDLSVDASALGLTPSSGVWVGAWWIGFVVSSVTAFLAAIPISAFPKVLPGSLKLQAQKKSEMHQKLQKSEAVQSGFGARAKDLPASFKILITNPTFVFLSLAGATEGMLVSGLATFLPKVIEFQFSIAASLAALIMGAVTVPGAGGGTFLGGYFVKKFNLRCAGIIKMCILCSLVPLVTIFAFFFSCPNVRFAGVNYKTNNISVGVDRFLSECNNQCHCQIEDFDPICGTDHVMYYSACFAGCQKVHHYGSTKVYEDCHCIDHPGRNITLEGRQVTIQAERDKCPSECNFLVFFLIAMFVCMVFTFLVSMPSLAATLRCVAASQKSFGLGIQWIAVRLLGTIPAPILFGFLIDQSCVLWPNSCDDSGACAVYENGQMARNLLALLATVKFLSCLFFFLSWLLYKAPEGGTEEDGDVEATEKEKCGIATIKQENVMTAPYKSATNGSVSTEQQQQQQQNHHNSDSSTWF; translated from the exons ATGACTCTCATCAGCGGTGAAAGACAGCGGTTCGCCCGCGACGACAGCGTCTCCAGTCTGGGCACCATGACCAACTCTCAGAGCAACGAGCCGCTCGTGGTCGGCAAGGCTCCCGTCGTCCCGGACGCGCTCGGTGTCCCCGACACCTCCGTGCGACCTCACTCGACCGACGCCGAGGTCTCCGAGGACGCGGGAGGGACCTGTGGCTGGGGTTGCCTCCGACCCCGCTGGCTACAGCGGTTCCGCACGCCGCCGTGGGTGCTCTTCTTCCTGTGCTGGGCGGGATTCCTTCAGGGACTCATAGTGAATGGCTTCGTCAACGTCGTCATCACGACCATCGAGCGGCGCTTCCAGTTGCGCAGTTCCGAGAGCGGCCTGGTGGCCAGCGGCTACGACATCGCGTCCTTCGTACTCCTGGCGCCCATCAGCTACTTCGGCGGCACCCGCAGCAAGCCGCTCTTCGTCGGCGTGGGCTGCCTCGTGCTCGGCCTCGGCGCGCTCGTCTTCTCCATGCCGCACTTCCTGGCCGGCACGTACGCCTTCAGCACCGAGGACGACAGCGAGAGCCTCTGCGTGGCGGTGGCCAACGCCACGCGGGGCTTCTGCGCCCACAGGGAAGCGTTGGGTGGTAACGGCGGTGGCTCCCTGAACCAGTACAAGTACATGTTCCTCGCCGGTCAGATGTTGCACGGCGCCGGAGCGACACCCTTCTTCACGCTCGGCTGCACGTACCTAGATGAGATCGTGTCCACTAAGATGTCCTCCGTGTACATCG GCATTTTTTACACTATGGCGATCATCGGTCCCGCACTGGGCTACATCCTAGGTGGCCAGTTCCTTAAGATCTACACTGACCTCTCCGTAGACGCTTCAGC TCTCGGCTTGACGCCCTCCAGCGGGGTGTGGGTTGGAGCCTGGTGGATCGGATTCGTCGTGTCCTCCGTGACGGCCTTCTTGGCCGCGATCCCCATCAGTGCCTTTCCGAAGGTCTTGCCAG GTTCGTTGAAGCTGCAGGCCCAGAAGAAGTCTGAAATGCACCAGAAACTGCAAAAGAGCGAAGCCGTGCAAAGTGGCTTCGGCGCCCGGGCCAAGGACCTCCCGGCCTCTTTCAAGATACTCATCACCAATCCGACGTTCGTGTTCCTAAGCCTGGCTGGAGCGACAGAAG GTATGCTGGTGTCTGGcctggcgacattccttccgaaAGTGATCGAGTTTCAGTTCAGCATCGCTGCCAGCTTAGCAGCTCTAATAATGG GAGCAGTGACTGTTCCGGGTGCCGGTGGAGGCACGTTTCTAGGTGGCTACTTCGTCAAGAAGTTCAACCTACGCTGCGCTGGCATTATCAAGATGTGCATCCTTTGCTCCCTTGTGCCATTGGTCACCATCTTTGCCTTCTTCTTCAGCTGCCCAAATGTCAGATTCGCTGGTGTCAATTACAAAACCAACAA CATCAGTGTGGGAGTCGATCGTTTCCTCAGTGAGTGCAACAACCAGTGCCACTGCCAAATCGAAGACTTCGATCCCATCTGTGGAACAGACCACGTCATGTACTATTCAGCCTGCTTTGCTGGCTGTCAAAAAGTTCATCACTACGGATCAACGAAG GTGTACGAGGACTGCCACTGCATTGATCATCCAGGCCGGAACATAACTCTAGAAGGAAGGCAGGTGACCATCCAGGCAGAACGGGATAAATGCCCCAGCGAGTGCAACTTCCTCGTGTTCTTCTTGATTGCAATGTTCGTCTGCATGGTCTTCACGTTCCTGGTCAGCATGCCATCACTGGCTGCCACACTCAG GTGTGTTGCAGCTAGTCAGAAGTCTTTCGGACTCGGTATACAATGGATTGCAGTGAGGTTATTAG GAACCATTCCAGCACCCATTCTGTTCGGCTTCCTCATCGACCAGAGCTGTGTGCTGTGGCCTAACTCGTGCGATGACTCTGGTGCATGTGCTGTCTACGAAAATGGCCAGATGGCACGCAATCTGCTTGCACTGCTGGCCACCGTAAAGTTCCTCTCGTGCCTATTCTTCTTCCTCTCGTGGCTCCTATACAAGGCACCTGAAGGTGGC ACTGAGGAAGACGGTGACGTTGAAGCTACTGAGAAAGAAAAGTGCGGCATTGCCACCATCAAGCAGGAAAACGTAATGACAGCACCGTACAAATCTGCCACAAATGGATCAGTATCAAcggagcagcagcaacagcagcaacagaaCCATCACAACAGTGACAGCAGTACGTGGTTTTGA
- the LOC119381223 gene encoding solute carrier organic anion transporter family member 4A1, giving the protein MSSWPAPKFAADMSQSSSSLSTQGDYQDACVPPADAAPLPEPMRKISLTQLPYIKHAREQDERCGWCWFRPDFLLNLRHPRYVLLALCCMVFLQGFVANGLVYMVLPTLERRFQLKSLEAGTIVAMYHLASCISAPLVTLVAARRSKPFYLAMSAIIIGIGTMVIVLPHFMAPHYMEESQDRMSLCPSKGEDGSLCGTPAGDLRRFRFVFWVGHFIVGAGSSPMYTLALIYLDENVPTTLSTKYIATYQATSLLGTATGFVLSGYMLNIYTEVSYDPSRMGLTPESNIWTGAWWLGYLIGSVCSILVAFPTSLLPKELPSQIWAKLEKKCGATSKKGKKAKDDSSGFKSIPVNVNALLHNATYMFLCLAGTAETMIMTGLATFMTKLFESQLGLSSSSMAPLLGTVAVPGACGGILLGGYCVHKLNLDVDGIVRMCLVCSVVPWLSSFVLLYSCPVPAFFGMNHTSSRFYVSNVSNQFDQPCNANCNCPIENYDPVCGKDLLTYYSPCFAGCKRDYIYEHVKVYTDCQCISHPGVETMVLWGLPHKVQADRRKCVHECNALFAYMSGIFIYTFFTFLLYTPGVSATMRCVDEHLKAFSLGFQWMVVTLLGAIPAAALFGFVIDNSCVLWNTVCEHLGACAVHDNEVMSRNLFTAVIVLKTLSMLFLVNTLIFLRGSGSDRVSRDGTPECETSSNATATVMQSAHKLARLIQRRASSGSLY; this is encoded by the exons ATGTCCTCGTGGCCGGCGCCGAAATTCGCGGCCGATATGAGCCAGTCCTCGAGCAGCTTGTCGACGCAAGGCGACTACCAGGACGCGTGCGTGCCGCCTGCCGACGCGGCGCCGCTGCCGGAGCCCATGCGCAAGATATCGCTCACCCAGCTGCCCTACATCAAGCACGCTCGAGAGCAGGACGAGCGCTGCGGCTGGTGCTGGTTCCGGCCGGATTTCCTGCTCAACCTTCGGCACCCCCG GTACGTGCTGCTGGCCCTGTGCTGCATGGTGTTCCTGCAGGGTTTCGTCGCCAACGGGCTGGTGTACATGGTGCTGCCGACTCTGGAGCGGCGGTTCCAGCTCAAGAGCCTCGAGGCCGGCACCATCGTGGCCATGTACCACCTGGCTTCGTGCATCTCCGCGCCGCTCGTCACATTGGTAGCGGCAAGGCGCAGCAAGCCTTTCTACCTGGCCATGTCGGCAATCATCATCGGCATCGGCACCATGGTCATCGTTCTGCCGCACTTTATGGCGCCCCACTACAT GGAAGAGAGTCAGGACCGCATGAGCTTGTGCCCGAGCAAAGGCGAAGACGGCTCGTTGTGCGGCACACCAGCTGGCGACTTGCGCCGCTTCCGGTTCGTCTTCTGGGTGGGACACTTCATCGTGGGCGCCGGCTCGTCACCCATGTACACGCTGGCCCTCATTTACCTCGACGAGAACGTGCCTACCACCCTGTCCACCAAGTACATAG CGACTTACCAGGCAACGTCCCTCCTCGGAACGGCCACCGGCTTTGTACTGTCGGGCTACATGCTCAACATCTACACCGAGGTCTCGTACGACCCTTCGAG GATGGGCCTGACGCCTGAAAGCAACATCTGGACCGGCGCTTGGTGGCTCGGTTATCTGATTGGCTCCGTTTGCTCCATACTCGTGGCTTTTCCCACAAGCCTCCTACCCAAGGAGCTGCCAA GTCAGATATGGGCGAAATTGGAGAAGAAATGCGGCGCAACCTCCAAGAAAGGCAAGAAGGCCAAGGATGATTCGTCCGGCTTCAAGAGCATCCCGGTCAACGTGAATGCCTTgcttcacaacgcaacgtacaTGTTTCTGTGCCTAGCTGGCACAGCGGAGA CCATGATAATGACCGGCCTGGCGACCTTCATGACGAAGCTCTTCGAGTCGCAGCTGGGCTTGAGCTCCTCCAGCATGGCTCCCCTACTGGGTAC CGTGGCAGTCCCGGGCGCGTGCGGCGGCATCCTTCTGGGCGGCTACTGCGTGCACAAGCTGAACCTGGACGTTGACGGCATCGTGCGCATGTGCCTGGTGTGCTCGGTGGTGCCGTGGCTGAGCAGCTTCGTGCTTCTCTACAGCTGCCCGGTGCCCGCCTTCTTCGGCATGAACCACACGTCGAGCCGGTTTTACGTCTCCAACGTGTCCAACCAGTTCGACCAGCCGTGCAACGCCAACTGCAACTGCCCCATCGAGAACTACGACCCGGTGTGCGGCAAGGACTTGCTCACCTACTATTCGCCCTGCTTCGCCGGCTGCAAGCGGGACTACATCTACGAACACGTCAAG GTATACACGGACTGCCAGTGCATCTCGCACCCGGGCGTGGAGACGATGGTGCTGTGGGGATTGCCGCATAAGGTGCAGGCGGACCGGAGAAAGTGCGTGCACGAGTGCAACGCCCTGTTCGCCTACATGAGCGGCATATTCATCTACACTTTCTTCACCTTCTTGCTCTACACGCCGGGCGTGTCGGCCACGATGCG GTGCGTCGATGAACACTTGAAGGCCTTCTCATTGGGGTTTCAGTGGATGGTGGTGACCTTATTAG GTGCCATCCCAGCGGCTGCCCTGTTCGGCTTCGTGATCGACAACAGCTGCGTCCTGTGGAACACGGTGTGCGAGCATCTGGGCGCATGTGCCGTGCACGACAACGAGGTCATGTCGCGCAACCTGTTCACGGCCGTCATCGTGCTCAAGACGCTCTCCATGCTGTTCTTAGTCAACACGCTCATATTCCTGCGCGGCTCTGGTAGCGACCGGGTCAGCCGCGACGGCACGCCCGAGTGCGAGACGAGCTCCAATGCGACCGCGACCGTCATGCAATCGGCGCACAAGTTGGCCCGCCTGATCCAGCGGCGAGCCTCTTCAGGGTCCCTGTACTGA